In the genome of Flavobacteriaceae bacterium YJPT1-3, the window AGTATTTGGAAACCACAATGCCTGAAAAGCCGAGTTTCTCTGCTTCCAATATCCGTTGTTCCACCCGATTTACCGGGCGGACTTCTCCCGCCAATCCTACTTCTGCGGCAAAGCAGAGTTGTTTATCTACGGCAATATCTACATTACTGCTCAGTACCGCAGCCACTACGGCCAGGTCTATGGCCGGATCATCCACCGAAATACCTCCGGTAATGTTGAGGAACACATCCTTAGCCCCCAGTTTAAATCCGGCGCGTTTTTCGAGCACCGCCAAGAGCATGTTCAAACGTTTTACGTTATAACCCGTAGCCGAACGCTGCGGGGTTCCGTATACTGCGGTGCTGACCAAAGCCTGGATTTCGATCATTAAGGGCCTCATTCCTTCCAGGGTGGAGGCAATGGCTTGTCCGCTCAGGTCTTCCTCATTTTTTGAGATCAAGATCTCGCTGGGGTTGGTCACTTCGCGAAGTCCGGCGCCTTGCATTTCGTAGATTCCTAGTTCCTGAGTACTCCCAAAGCGATTTTTATGCGCGCGAAGGATGCGATACACATGATTGCGATCGCCTTCAAATTGAAGCACCGTGTCCACCATATGCTCCAAGATTTTAGGTCCGGCAATGGCTCCATCTTTGGTGATATGACCGATCAAGATCACCGGAGTAGCCGTTTCTTTCGCAAAGCGAATGAGTTCAGCCGTACATTCCCGGATTTGCGAAATGCTTCCCGCTGCACTTTCAATGTGATTGGTTTGCAGGGTTTGGATGGAATCGATGACCAAAATATCAGGCTCCACCGCTTCGATCTGCCTAAAGATGTGTTGCGTTTTAGTTTCGGTAAGGATGTAACACTGCTCGCTTTCCGGTTGAATACGCTCTGCGCGCATTTTGATCTGTTGTTGGCTTTCTTCACCGGAAACATACAGGGTCTTATACGGCAGGCGTAAAGCAATCTGAAGCATTAGGGTACTCTTGCCAATTCCCGGTTCTCCCCCCAACAGGGTCAATGAGCCCGGTACCAGGCCTCCGCCCAGTACGCGATTCAGTTCGCCGTCACGAGTGTTCAGGCGTTCTTCTTTAGCGGTGGAGATCTCCTTGATCCGCAAAGGTTTTGGGGTGCGGGGATCCGCTTTCGCGAAAGCAGTACCTGCCTTCCAGTCTTTTTTGTCTTCTTTCTGGATTACCTCTTCTATAATGGTGTTCCAGTTCTTACAAGCCGTACACTGCCCCTGCCATTTGGCAAATTGAGTCCCGCAGTGTTGACAGAAAAAGGCAGTTTTGGTCTTGGCCATGTAATTTTTGGCTAAAAATAACCATTCTAAAAAGTAAAAACCCGCTTGAAAGCGGGTTAATTTAGTGGATGTATTTAGGTCCTAACGATAGCCAAAATCAGCCTTGATCTTGTCACCTCGCTCCAGCATCATGTCTTTGGTCAAAAAGGAGATCTCTTGCAATAAAAAGGCATTTTGATATTCCTTCAAAGCGCGCTTGGGTTCGCCAACCTGCTCGTGATAATAGGCCAGATAATAGTTGCCCAACATGGTTTCCGGATAGGTTTTTCTAGCCAGTTTCCCCAATAATTCAAGACTTGCCCAGTCTTCTTTTTTCTCAATGGCTGCATAGGCAGCATTGAAATCATTGACTCGGATCTTATTTTCCAGTTGAAACAATTTATAAACCGTCTCATATTTTTTGGTGAGGTAGTCATAGGGACTATCTGTGCTGGCGAGCATTTCTTCCTTGAATTCTTTTTTGCTGATGGGGCGATACATGGCAAACAGGCGTTCCAGGGCGGTGGGTATAGCGCGGGCGGCCAGTGAATAGTGAGTCGCTCCCTCAAAATCATCAAAATAATAGGTAAAATGGTCATTATTCATTGCCTTCAATTCCTGATGGAAAGGAAGAATATCCTCCCGAAGCGCGCTAATGTCACTTCCTCCCGTGGCTAAATAGTAGAATACCGGTTTTTCGATAGTAGGGATGATGTTGAGTAAGCGTTCCTGCATCCTGGGGGAGTAGTCCGGACTTAAGGCCATATACGCCTGGAACATCCGGTCTTCCCGTAGGAGGTCGAAAGAGATAAAATTTGCGGTGAGATCGTGACCCACGGCCATTTTGAACGGGGCCAATCTAAATTTATCTTCCAGCATGGGCAGGAGCTCAGCGCCGATAAAATCCATAAAGGCGGCGCCGCCTTCTGCGGGTAAGAAATTGACGTCCTCGTAATACGAATCCGTGTCGCGGTCATTTTGAATGACGCCCACCACCACTGCTTCCGGCATGTCTTCCCAATAGCTGAAATAATCTACATTTCCGGCTACGGGTTCGTAGAGATAATCACCATCAAAAATGAGAATTAACGGATACTGTTTCTCCGCATTTTTTTCATAATTGCGGGGGAGTTGAATTTTGAGTTGGCGGTCTGCTCCTAGGATTTCAGAAGAAATTTGTTCATAAACGACCTGAGCAGGAGCGGTCAGTGCTACACACAGCAGCACGAAGAAGAGTTGTAATCTTTTCATGGTCAATAGATTTGGGAGGAGCAAGGTAGTGAAAAATGGCAGCAAATCCAACGAGTGTTTGATTGTGCCCTAAAATCCGGTCAGCTGCGACGGTTGTAGAGGGGAAGCAACAGGAAAGACAGGGCTCCCAGTACGATAACCAGGGCCGTTTGAGAGCCCCAGATGATCCAGCCGTAGGCCTCTCCGGCTTGTTTGGGAATATCGAATACCAGCAAAAGAGCACCGATGGCCACCGGATAGACGCCAATGCCTCCGTTGGTCGCAGAAATAGCGAACGATCCCACCACGAAGGCAGAGAGCACAGCACCCCAGGAAGCGTTAGCCGTCTCGGGCACGGTGAATTTGACGATCCAGAACATCAAGACATACATGCCCCAAATGAAGAAGGTATGGAAAATGAAAGCGCCTTTGTTTTTCATCTGGAGGATACTTCGCATGCCCTCAACAAGGCCAATAACAAATCCGCGAACTTTAACCAGCACACGATTTTTCGAATTGCGGATGATGCGAACCGCGATCCAGAGCATGAGGAGGAACCCAATGAGCACCCCTAGCGTGATCAATGGATTGATCTGTTGTTCACGCATATAATTCAGTAGATTTTCACTCTGTAGCCCAAGGGCTATCGCGATCACCAGGAGCAACATACAGAAATCAGCGAGGCGTTCCACAATGATAGTCCCGAAAGCTTTTTCGAAGGGAACCTCTTCATAAGTAGAAATGGTAGCTGCTCTTAGTAATTCGCCCGATCGGGGTATGCCCAGATTGGCGAGATAGGCGGCCATGACGGCCATAAAACTATTGGCAAACCGCGGCCGATATCCCAGGGGTTGTAGTAGGTACTTCCAGCGATAAGCCCTCGAGGCGTGACTCAGAACACCAAATAGCAGCGAAAGCGCTATGTATAGCGGATTTGCCTCTTTGATATTGGTCCACAGTTCGCGACGCTCAGCCGGCGTTGCACTTTGCAGTGAATACCAGATTAAAAAAACTCCCAGGGCGAGTGGGAGTATGGTTTTAAGGAGCTTTATGAGCTGTTTTTTTTGCAACTATTTCAAGAGATTAGTTTCTTCATTAGGGAAAACCAGGGTGGGTGAAAAGGCTTTCGCTTCATCCACTTCCATAAACGCGTACACGATGAGGATCAATATGTCACCTTTGGCGACCTTACGAGCGGCAGCGCCATTGAGGGTGATCTCACCGGTTTTTCGCGGCCCGGGGATGGCATAGGTTTCCAAGCGTTCGCCATTGGTTACGTTAACGATCTGAACCCGTTCTCCTTCAATAATATTGGCGGCTTCCATCAAGTCTTCATCAATAGTGATGCTGCCGATATAGTGCAGCTCAGCGCCCGTACAGCGCACGCGATGAATTTTTGATTTTACAACATTTACTAACATAGGGGCAAATTTACTTCAATTTAATTAAGGGCTATATTATCGATCAAACGAACCTCTCCGGCGAAAACGGCGATAAAGGCTCGGTATTTTTCCTTGTTTTGCTTTCGCGAAATGGTTTTCAGATCCGACTCCCGGGCTATTTCAAAATACTCCAAGTCAAAACCTTCAACACCATCAAATCGAGCCTGTACCATTTCGTTAAGCGCACGTACATTTTTTGTGCCGAAGTCTTCCTGAACCTGCTGCAGGGTTTGAAAAATTAGCGGGGCTTTTTGGAGTTGTTCATACGAAAGTCGCTGATTTCGCGAACTCATGGCAAGTCCGTCGGCCTGGCGGTAGATAGGTGCGCCTATGATCTCTACGGGGAGATTTTCTATAGTCACTAATTTTCGAACGATCTGGAGTTGCTGAAAATCCTTCTCCCCGAAAAAAGCCTTATCGGGTTTCACGATACGGAACAATCGGTTAAGAACCGTGCCTACGCCTTCAAAATGACCGGGCCGATATCGGCCTTCCATTTCGCGTTCAAGTCCCCCAAAATCATAGGAAGTAGCAGTTACTTGATCAGCATATATGTCTTCAACAGAAGGCGCATAAACGCTCACCTTGTCCCCATAAGGTTGAAGGAACTGAAGATCTCGTTCTAATGATCTGGGGTATTGATCAAAATCATCTTGATTGTTGAACTGGGTGGGATTGACAAAGATACTGACCACCACATGGTCGCATTGCTCAAGCGCAAAATCGATCAAAGCTTGATGACCATGATGTAAGGCACCCATGGTAGGGACAAAGCCTACAAGGCGCTTGTTCTTGTGTAATTCTGAGACGGTTTGTTGAATCTTCTCCTGAGTGGTAATTGCGTGCACCTAACAAAAATTTAACAGGCGGCAAAAGTACCATTTCTAACAGGATTCTCCTTTAAAATTAGTAATTTTGCGTGTTTTTTACCCTGAAATTCCAATAATACAACCTTATGAAAGACAAGAGAATATTGTATGTCTCCTCCGAAGTAATTCCTTATCTCCCAGAAACCGAAATCGCATCCATGTCCTTTGAAGCACCACAAATGGTGAATAGCAAGGGAGGTCAGATCCGTATTTTTATGCCGCGTTACGGGAATATCAACGAGCGTAGACATCAATTGCACGAAGTCATTCGTCTGTCGGGTATGAACTTGGTAATCAACGATTTTGACATGCCCTTGATCATCAAAGTGGCGTCCATTCCCAAGGAACGTATTCAGGTTTATTTTATCGATAATGAAGAGTATTTTAAGCGGAAAGCCACCTTCACCGATGAAGAAGGTAATTTGTTTGAAGACAATGATGAGCGGGCCATATTTTTTGCCAAAGGGGTTGTAGAAACGGTTAAGAAATTAAATTGGGCACCAGATATTATTCACGTTCACGGTTGGTTGGCATCGTTATTGCCGCTTTACCTGAAAATTTATTACGCCAGCGAACCTTTATTCTCAGCCAGTAAAATTGTGACTTCGGTATACAATCAAGGGTTTGAAGGAACGTTAAATAAAGAATTGATCGATAAGGTGGCGTTCGATGGCGTGATGAAAAAGGATATTGAAGAATTGGCAGAGCCCACTTATGAAAATCTCATGAAAATTGCGATTAAGAATAGTGATGCAGCCATCGTCGGGTCTCCGAGTTTAAATGAAGATCTGATGAAGTACCTGAACACTACCAAAATTCCGGTACTGCCTTATAAAAAGAAAGAAGAATTTGCTCAGGCATACGAAGAGTTCTACACAGACAAAGTGCTCTCCAACTAAGAAGGAATGAATTTGAGAAATACAGGAATTAAAGCATGCATCGTTTTGCTTTTAGGGATGAGTTTAATCTCATGTGAGGAGGATTTCAACACGATTGGAACCGATATAGTAGGAGACACCAACTTTAACGCTGCACTTTTTGAGGGTACAAAGATCAAGGCGTATACGCAGCCTTATCAAGCTGTACAGTCCAATGGTTTGTACGCCTACGTGCTGGGGATCTATCAAGATGATCTTTATGGACAAAGTACCGCCTCGATCTTGTCACAAGTTTCCCTTTCCCGATACAACCCAAACTTTGGAGAAAATGTTGTTTTGGACAGCGTGGTGTTCAGTATGCCTTATCGTAGTTCCATTGAATCTGCAGCCACTGCAGAAACCGGAGCCGTTTATGAATTAGAGGATGTACTGGGGAGTGCACCCATTCGACTAACCGCTTTTCGTTCCAATTATTTTTTAAACAGCCAGGATCCGGCTTCTGAATTTGAGGAGCCTCAAACCTATTTTTCAAATCAGGTTTCAACCTTTAGCGGAGTAGAAGGGGATGTTTTATTTGATCTGACTGAGTTTACTCCCTCTGCCGAAGAGGTGGTGTTGGTTACTCCTGCAGAAGAAGAAGGTAATGATGATGTAGTGACCCGTGAAGCACCGGCG includes:
- the radA gene encoding DNA repair protein RadA, with amino-acid sequence MAKTKTAFFCQHCGTQFAKWQGQCTACKNWNTIIEEVIQKEDKKDWKAGTAFAKADPRTPKPLRIKEISTAKEERLNTRDGELNRVLGGGLVPGSLTLLGGEPGIGKSTLMLQIALRLPYKTLYVSGEESQQQIKMRAERIQPESEQCYILTETKTQHIFRQIEAVEPDILVIDSIQTLQTNHIESAAGSISQIRECTAELIRFAKETATPVILIGHITKDGAIAGPKILEHMVDTVLQFEGDRNHVYRILRAHKNRFGSTQELGIYEMQGAGLREVTNPSEILISKNEEDLSGQAIASTLEGMRPLMIEIQALVSTAVYGTPQRSATGYNVKRLNMLLAVLEKRAGFKLGAKDVFLNITGGISVDDPAIDLAVVAAVLSSNVDIAVDKQLCFAAEVGLAGEVRPVNRVEQRILEAEKLGFSGIVVSKYCKIPKNDFAINIIKVAKVHDVVRHLFG
- a CDS encoding alpha/beta hydrolase-fold protein — protein: MKRLQLFFVLLCVALTAPAQVVYEQISSEILGADRQLKIQLPRNYEKNAEKQYPLILIFDGDYLYEPVAGNVDYFSYWEDMPEAVVVGVIQNDRDTDSYYEDVNFLPAEGGAAFMDFIGAELLPMLEDKFRLAPFKMAVGHDLTANFISFDLLREDRMFQAYMALSPDYSPRMQERLLNIIPTIEKPVFYYLATGGSDISALREDILPFHQELKAMNNDHFTYYFDDFEGATHYSLAARAIPTALERLFAMYRPISKKEFKEEMLASTDSPYDYLTKKYETVYKLFQLENKIRVNDFNAAYAAIEKKEDWASLELLGKLARKTYPETMLGNYYLAYYHEQVGEPKRALKEYQNAFLLQEISFLTKDMMLERGDKIKADFGYR
- a CDS encoding lysylphosphatidylglycerol synthase transmembrane domain-containing protein, which codes for MQKKQLIKLLKTILPLALGVFLIWYSLQSATPAERRELWTNIKEANPLYIALSLLFGVLSHASRAYRWKYLLQPLGYRPRFANSFMAVMAAYLANLGIPRSGELLRAATISTYEEVPFEKAFGTIIVERLADFCMLLLVIAIALGLQSENLLNYMREQQINPLITLGVLIGFLLMLWIAVRIIRNSKNRVLVKVRGFVIGLVEGMRSILQMKNKGAFIFHTFFIWGMYVLMFWIVKFTVPETANASWGAVLSAFVVGSFAISATNGGIGVYPVAIGALLLVFDIPKQAGEAYGWIIWGSQTALVIVLGALSFLLLPLYNRRS
- a CDS encoding aspartate 1-decarboxylase — encoded protein: MLVNVVKSKIHRVRCTGAELHYIGSITIDEDLMEAANIIEGERVQIVNVTNGERLETYAIPGPRKTGEITLNGAAARKVAKGDILILIVYAFMEVDEAKAFSPTLVFPNEETNLLK
- the panC gene encoding pantoate--beta-alanine ligase — translated: MHAITTQEKIQQTVSELHKNKRLVGFVPTMGALHHGHQALIDFALEQCDHVVVSIFVNPTQFNNQDDFDQYPRSLERDLQFLQPYGDKVSVYAPSVEDIYADQVTATSYDFGGLEREMEGRYRPGHFEGVGTVLNRLFRIVKPDKAFFGEKDFQQLQIVRKLVTIENLPVEIIGAPIYRQADGLAMSSRNQRLSYEQLQKAPLIFQTLQQVQEDFGTKNVRALNEMVQARFDGVEGFDLEYFEIARESDLKTISRKQNKEKYRAFIAVFAGEVRLIDNIALN
- a CDS encoding glycogen/starch synthase, with amino-acid sequence MKDKRILYVSSEVIPYLPETEIASMSFEAPQMVNSKGGQIRIFMPRYGNINERRHQLHEVIRLSGMNLVINDFDMPLIIKVASIPKERIQVYFIDNEEYFKRKATFTDEEGNLFEDNDERAIFFAKGVVETVKKLNWAPDIIHVHGWLASLLPLYLKIYYASEPLFSASKIVTSVYNQGFEGTLNKELIDKVAFDGVMKKDIEELAEPTYENLMKIAIKNSDAAIVGSPSLNEDLMKYLNTTKIPVLPYKKKEEFAQAYEEFYTDKVLSN